The following coding sequences are from one Solea solea chromosome 4, fSolSol10.1, whole genome shotgun sequence window:
- the gabra1 gene encoding gamma-aminobutyric acid receptor subunit alpha-1, with the protein MGGRSRTAFLWLWACLLSAKSSGQNGMTDEQKDNTTVFTKILDTLLDGYDNRLRPGLGERVTEVKTDIFVTSIGPVSDHDMEYTIDVFFRQSWKDERLKFKGPMAVLRLNNLMASKIWTPDTFFHNGKKSVAHNMTMPNKLLRITEEGTLLYTMRLTVRAECPMHLEDFPMDAHACPLKFGSYAYTRAEVVYVWTRGAAQSVVVAEDGSRLNQYDLMGQSVDSGVVQSSTGEYVVMTTHFILKRKIGYFVIQTYLPCIMTVILSQVSFWLNRESVPARTVFGVTTVLTMTTLSISARNSLPKVAYATAMDWFIAVCYAFVFSALIEFATVNYFTKRGYAWDGKSVVPEKQKKKKESLLKKNNTTAYPAATATAFAPNIARDPGLATIAKSAPPPPTEPKEEPKPKPPEAKKTFNSVSKIDRIARIAFPLLFGTFNLVYWATYLNKKPKLQGVDPH; encoded by the exons ATGGGTGGACGGAGCAGGACGGCCTTTCTGTGGCTGTGGGCTTGCTTGCTGAGTGCGAAAAG CTCCGGACAGAATGGCATGACAGATGAACAGAAAGATAACACTACAGTGTTCACTAAGATCTTAGATACCCTTCTGGATGGCTATGACAATCGCCTCAGGCCAGGACTAGGAG AGCGTGTAACTGAAGTCAAGACTGACATTTTCGTGACCAGTATTGGGCCAGTTTCGGACCATGACATG GAGTACACCATCGACGTCTTCTTCAGACAGAGTTGGAAGGACGAGAGGTTAAAGTTCAAAGGCCCCATGGCTGTGTTGCGTCTCAACAACCTCATGGCCAGCAAGATCTGGACGCCCGACACCTTCTTCCACAACGGCAAGAAGTCCGTGGCCCACAACATGACCATGCCCAACAAGCTGCTGCggatcacagaggagggaacGCTGCTCTATACCATGAG GCTTACAGTACGAGCAGAATGCCCCATGCACCTGGAAGACTTCCCGATGGATGCTCATGCTTGTCCACTCAAGTTTGGCAGCT ATGCCTACACTCGAGCAGAGGTGGTGTATGTGTGGACCAGAGGAGCTGCCCAGTCTGTGGTGGTGGCCGAGGATGGATCCAGATTAAACCAGTATGATCTGATGGGGCAGAGTGTGGATTCCGGCGTGGTGCAGTCCAGTACAG GAGAATACGTTGTGATGACGACCCACTTCATCCTCAAGAGGAAAATTGGTTACTTTGTGATCCAAACATACCTGCCCTGCATCATGACTGTGATCCTCTCCCAAGTGTCTTTCTGGCTCAACAGAGAGTCCGTCCCTGCCAGGACTGTCTTCG GAGTGACCACCGTCCTGACTATGACCACGCTCAGTATCAGTGCCAGGAACTCTCTGCCTAAAGTGGCTTACGCCACAGCTATGGATTGGTTCATTGCCGTCTGCTATGCGTTCGTCTTCTCGGCCCTCATCGAGTTTGCCACGGTCAACTACTTCACCAAGAGGGGTTACGCCTGGGATGGAAAGAGTGTGGTGCCAGAGAAG caaaagaaaaagaaggagtcCCTCCTCAAGAAGAACAACACCACAGCCTACCCAGCTGCCACTGCTACGGCCTTCGCACCCAACATTGCCAGGGACCCTGGATTGGCCACGATTGCCAAGAGCGCACCGCCGCCCCCCACTGAGCCCAAGGAGGAGCCAAAGCCCAAGCCTCCTGAGGCCAAGAAAACATTCAACAGTGTGAGCAAGATAGACAGGATTGCCAGAATAGCCTTCCCCCTGCTCTTTGGAACCTTTAACTTGGTCTACTGGGCAACTTACTTGAATAAGAAGCCCAAACTGCAGGGGGTCGATCCACACTAA